One region of Solea senegalensis isolate Sse05_10M linkage group LG14, IFAPA_SoseM_1, whole genome shotgun sequence genomic DNA includes:
- the LOC122781014 gene encoding N-acetyllactosaminide beta-1,3-N-acetylglucosaminyltransferase 3-like, whose amino-acid sequence MKRTLVGAETLAVWVPTGTFVAVAMTAQTGSAQQQHYLHYCIIFPHSSSETCPLNLLIISVASGTYTGIRSCRFQRDSRMKRIRCRTFWLAVGLGVLVLSLCRNYSDQIKNLHKWENINKRIYNDERQEDSQIRQEPPTHYVFPWPNCQENTSAANVTDFSSLPGHIKDFLHYGHCRHFPMLLDVPDKCGGANKSADVFLLLVIKSSPGNYERREVLRKTWAKERLHNGKKIHRVFISGTTDTGFEKLRQNKLLEMEHREYNDILQWDFVDTFFNLTLKQILFLEWMERNCPNARFLLNGDDDVFANTDNMVEYLQSFKDNDGSKHLFAGHLIQNVGPIRNPHSKYFIPVQVQESNSYPPYCGGGGFLLSGYTAMVIYKMSQSIPILPIDDVYMGMCLAKAGLKPFYHMGVKTAGMNIPSKKVDKYDPCYYKDMLLVHRFLPGGIFLMWQRIHDSKLKC is encoded by the exons ATGAAACGCACACTAGTGGGAGCAGAGACACTGGCAGTGTGGGTCCCCACGGGTACATTCGTAGCTGTGGCTATGACAGCACAAACAGGCTCCgcccagcagcagcattatCTTCATTACTGCATTATCTTCCCTCACAGCAGCTCTGAGACATGCCCACTGAATTTATTAATCATTTCTGTAGCTTCAGGAACATACACAGGAATACGGAGCTGCCGCTTTCAAAG agatTCAAGGATGAAGAGAATCAGATGTAGAACTTTCTGGCTGGCAGTCGGTCTTGGTGTGTTGGTCCTCAGTCTCTGTAGGAATTATAGTGACCAAATAAAAAACCTTCACAAATgggaaaacataaacaaacgCATTTATAATGATGAGAGACAAGAGGACAGTCAAATTAGACAAGAACCCCCAACCCATTATGTCTTCCCCTGGCCAAATTGTCAAGAAAATACATCTGCTGCGAACGTCACAGATTTCAGCTCTCTTCCTGGTCATATAAAAGACTTTCTGCACTATGGACACTGTCGGCATTTCCCCATGCTACTGGATGTTCCAGACAAATGTGGAGGAGCGAATAAATCTGCAGATGTCTTCCTCCTTCTGGTCATTAAGAGCTCCCCCGGAAACTACGAACGCAGAGAGGTACTGCGCAAAACCTGGGCTAAAGAGAGGCTACACAATGGTAAGAAGATTCACAGGGTCTTCATCTCAGGAACAACTGATACTGGTTTTGAAAAACTGAGACAGAACAAACTACTTGAAATGGAGCATCGTGAGTACAATGACATTCTCCAATGGGACTTTGTGGACACATTCTTCAATCTCACACTGAAGCAGATACTCTTCCTCGAATGGATGGAGAGGAACTGTCCAAATGCTCGCTTCTTGCTGAacggtgatgatgatgtatttGCCAACACAGACAACATGGTGGAGTATCTCCAAAGCTTTAAGGACAATGATGGAAGCAAACACCTCTTTGCTGGCCATTTGATACAGAATGTTGGACCCATCAGAAACCCACATAGCAAATATTTTATCCCGGTTCAAGTGCAAGAGTCAAATTCATACCCCCCTTATTGTGGTGGTGGGGGCTTCCTCCTGTCTGGCTATACAGCTATGGTCATATACAAGATGTCTCAGTCCATTCCCATTCTTCCCATTGATGATGTTTACATGGGGATGTGCCTGGCCAAAGCAGGACTTAAGCCTTTTTACCATATGGGTGTGAAGACTGCCGGAATGAATATTCCCTCCAAAAAAGTGGATAAATATGACCCTTGTTATTATAAAGACATGTTATTGGTGCACAGATTCCTTCCAGGTGGCATATTTCTTATGTGGCAAAGAATACATGACTCCAAActgaaatgttaa
- the LOC122781015 gene encoding N-acetyllactosaminide beta-1,3-N-acetylglucosaminyltransferase 3-like, which yields MRRMRTREFMVAVALGVLFLHLCNYFSDQKTIWLHNNEGKVEENQIWQPNKNSTYIFSWSACQQNTFAANTTDFNYLPEHIQNFLYYRHCRHFPMLLNVPDKCGGANKSADVFLLLVIKSSPRNYERREVLRKTWAKERLHNGKKIHRVFISGTTDISSETVRQNKLLELEHHEYNDILQWDFVDTFLNLTLKQILFLEWMERNCPNARFLLNGDDDVFANTDNMVEYLQSLKDNDGGKHLFAGHLIQNVGPIRLYGNKYFIPVQVYVPESYPPYCGGGGFLLSGYTAMVIYNVSQYITIFPIDDVYMGMCLAKAGLSPVSHMGVKTAGINIPSSKVDDYDPCYYKDMLLVHRFIPGTTYLLWQKIHDPDLKCENTLVS from the coding sequence ATGAGAAGAATGAGAACCAGAGAATTCATGGTGGCAGTAGCTCTTGGTGTGCTGTTTCTCCATCTGTGTAATTATTTTAGTGACCAGAAAACCATTTGGCTCCATAATAATGAGGGAAAGGTGGAGGAAAATCAAATATGGCAACCCAACAAAAACAGCACCTACATCTTTTCATGGTCAGCATGTCAACAAAATACATTTGCTGCCAACACCACAGATTTCAACTATCTTCCTGAACATATACAAAACTTTCTGTACTATCGACACTGTCGGCATTTCCCCATGCTACTGAACGTTCCAGATAAATGTGGAGGAGCGAATAAATCTGCAGATGTCTTCCTCCTTCTGGTCATTAAAAGCTCCCCAAGAAACTACGAACGTAGAGAGGTACTGCGCAAAACCTGGGCTAAAGAGAGATTGCACAATGGTAAGAAGATTCACAGGGTCTTCATCTCAGGAACAACTGATATCAGTTCTGAAACAGTGAGGCAGAACAAACTACTTGAACTGGAGCATCATGAGTACAATGACATTCTCCAATGGGACTTTGTGGACACATTCCTCAACCTCACACTGAAGCAGATACTCTTCCTCGAATGGATGGAGAGGAACTGTCCGAATGCTCGCTTCTTGCTGAATGgcgatgatgatgtttttgccAACACAGACAACATGGTGGAGTATCTCCAAAGCCTCAAGGACAATGATGGAGGCAAACACCTCTTTGCCGGCCATTTGATACAGAATGTTGGACCCATCAGATTATATGGAAATAAGTACTTTATACCAGTTCAAGTATATGTGCCAGAATCATACCCCCCTTATTGTGGTGGTGGGGGCTTCCTCCTGTCTGGCTATACAGCTATGGTCATATACAATGTGTCTCAGTACATTACCATATTTCCTATTGATGATGTTTACATGGGGATGTGCCTGGCCAAAGCAGGGCTTAGTCCTGTTTCCCATATGGGTGTGAAGACTGCAGGAATAAACATTCCCTCCAGTAAAGTGGACGATTATGACCCTTGCTATTATAAAGATATGTTATTGGTGCACAGATTCATTCCTGGTACCACATATCTTTTGTGGCAAAAAATACATGACCCTGAtctaaaatgtgaaaacacattaGTATCATGA
- the LOC122780513 gene encoding potassium voltage-gated channel subfamily V member 2-like isoform X2, with product MASEQARLHRSVQSRRSTINCLSKCVEDTKTFPFSQEKMVKAWSSLENLDPCTKTEKKLEWQQSISLNVGGKVFHIPKHCAIKYPNTRIGSLVLCRDRTKLQTLCDDYSVCKNEFFFDRDPAFFHHVCHFYTSGVLWVIQEMCPINFEEELAYWGLNLKDTQRCCWIVFEEKVDELKDNLKVESELMAEIQIIFDAFTNTEDVNTQEDLRTMARVSNLGHVLKVVKLLRVFRILKLARHSTGMRAFGFTLRQCYQQASCIFLFIAMGIFTFSALLHSAERETEGSPISSIPYAWWWAAVSISTVGYGDVVPVTILGRVVAFGCISFGIILNGMPISFLFNKFSDYYAKLKSQECNTTTVQRHFQLRKRLRHRMDLCFHPPDEDIHTASFCTD from the exons ATGGCTTCAGAACAAGCTCGGCTGCACAGATCCGTGCAGAGTCGCCGCTCTACCATCAATTGTCTCTCAAAGTGTGTAGAGGACACCAAAACTTTCCCATTTTCTCAGGAGAAAATGGTTAAAGCATGGAGCTCGCTGGAGAACCTTGATCCTTGCaccaaaacagagaaaaaactTGAATGGCAGCAGAGCATCAGCCTTAATGTTGGAGGGAAGGTGTTTCATATCCCCAAACACTGTGCCATTAAATATCCCAACACCCGCATCGGCTCATTGGTCCTCTGCAGGGACAGAACGAAACTCCAGACTCTGTGTGACGACTACTCCGTTTGCAAGAATGAGTTTTTCTTTGACCGCGATCCCGCTTTCTTCCACCATGTCTGCCATTTCTACACAAGTGGCGTGTTGTGGGTCATACAGGAAATGTGTCCCATCAACTTTGAGGAGGAACTTGCGTACTGGGGTCTCAACCTGAAGGACACTCAGCGCTGCTGCTGGATAGTGTTCGAGGAGAAGGTGGatgagttgaaagacaacctAAAGGTGGAGAGTGAGCTCATGGCTGAGATTCAG ATCATTTTTGATGCCTTTACTAACACTGAGGACGTGAACACACAGGAAGACCTCAGGACCATGGCTCGGGTCAGCAATCTCGGGCATGTCCTCAAGGTGGTCAAGTTGCTGAGGGTCTTTCGAATTTTGAAGCTGGCCCGACACTCGACCGGCATGAGAGCGTTTGGATTCACTCTGCGGCAATGTTACCAGCAGGCCTCTTGCATTTTCCTCTTTATTGCCATGGGAATCTTCACATTCTCAGCACTCCTTCATTCAGCCGAGAGGGAAACTGAAGGATCCCCCATCAGCAGTATCCCATACGCCTGGTGGTGGGCTGCT GTCAGCATCTCTACGGTGGGCTACGGCGATGTGGTTCCTGTCACGATCCTGGGCCGCGTGGTGGCCTTTGGCTGCATTTCGTTTGGTATCATCTTGAATGGCATGCCCATCTCCTTCCTCTTTAACAAGTTCTCTGATTACTATGCCAAGCTGAAGTCCCAGGAGTGCAACACTACCACAGTGCAGCGACACTTTCAGCTGAGGAAGCGACTGCGGCACAGAATGGACCTGTGCTTCCATCCGCCAGATGAAGACATCCATACTGCCAGCTTCTGCACTGACTGA
- the LOC122780513 gene encoding potassium voltage-gated channel subfamily V member 2-like isoform X1 has translation MASEQARLHRSVQSRRSTINCLSKCVEDTKTFPFSQEKMVKAWSSLENLDPCTKTEKKLEWQQSISLNVGGKVFHIPKHCAIKYPNTRIGSLVLCRDRTKLQTLCDDYSVCKNEFFFDRDPAFFHHVCHFYTSGVLWVIQEMCPINFEEELAYWGLNLKDTQRCCWIVFEEKVDELKDNLKVESELMAEIQVKYNDETFKDMMFGDVRKTLWNIVENPYSSAVAKVVGVLSNLFVLLSIMAMTLDSVEELQIYTVNGKTYAQWVEIITIVFFTVEYLLRLLTTPDVMMFLMSGLNFVDMVAVMPYFLQIIFDAFTNTEDVNTQEDLRTMARVSNLGHVLKVVKLLRVFRILKLARHSTGMRAFGFTLRQCYQQASCIFLFIAMGIFTFSALLHSAERETEGSPISSIPYAWWWAAVSISTVGYGDVVPVTILGRVVAFGCISFGIILNGMPISFLFNKFSDYYAKLKSQECNTTTVQRHFQLRKRLRHRMDLCFHPPDEDIHTASFCTD, from the exons ATGGCTTCAGAACAAGCTCGGCTGCACAGATCCGTGCAGAGTCGCCGCTCTACCATCAATTGTCTCTCAAAGTGTGTAGAGGACACCAAAACTTTCCCATTTTCTCAGGAGAAAATGGTTAAAGCATGGAGCTCGCTGGAGAACCTTGATCCTTGCaccaaaacagagaaaaaactTGAATGGCAGCAGAGCATCAGCCTTAATGTTGGAGGGAAGGTGTTTCATATCCCCAAACACTGTGCCATTAAATATCCCAACACCCGCATCGGCTCATTGGTCCTCTGCAGGGACAGAACGAAACTCCAGACTCTGTGTGACGACTACTCCGTTTGCAAGAATGAGTTTTTCTTTGACCGCGATCCCGCTTTCTTCCACCATGTCTGCCATTTCTACACAAGTGGCGTGTTGTGGGTCATACAGGAAATGTGTCCCATCAACTTTGAGGAGGAACTTGCGTACTGGGGTCTCAACCTGAAGGACACTCAGCGCTGCTGCTGGATAGTGTTCGAGGAGAAGGTGGatgagttgaaagacaacctAAAGGTGGAGAGTGAGCTCATGGCTGAGATTCAGGTAAAGTACAATGACGAGACCTTCAAGGACATGATGTTTGGTGACGTGAGGAAGACTCTGTGGAATATTGTAGAGAATCCCTACTCTTCAGCTGTGGCAAAGGTTGTCGGTGTGCTCTCTAATCTTTTTGTGCTCCTCTCTATCATGGCAATGACTCTCGACTCTGTGGAGGAACTCCAAATATATACAGTTAATGGGAAAACATACGCGCAATGGGTGGAAATCATCACCATTGTGTTCTTTACCGTTGAATATTTATTACGCCTTTTAACCACTCCTGATGTCATGATGTTTTTGATGAGTGGACTCAACTTTGTGGACATGGTGGCAGTAATGCCTTATTTCTTGCAGATCATTTTTGATGCCTTTACTAACACTGAGGACGTGAACACACAGGAAGACCTCAGGACCATGGCTCGGGTCAGCAATCTCGGGCATGTCCTCAAGGTGGTCAAGTTGCTGAGGGTCTTTCGAATTTTGAAGCTGGCCCGACACTCGACCGGCATGAGAGCGTTTGGATTCACTCTGCGGCAATGTTACCAGCAGGCCTCTTGCATTTTCCTCTTTATTGCCATGGGAATCTTCACATTCTCAGCACTCCTTCATTCAGCCGAGAGGGAAACTGAAGGATCCCCCATCAGCAGTATCCCATACGCCTGGTGGTGGGCTGCT GTCAGCATCTCTACGGTGGGCTACGGCGATGTGGTTCCTGTCACGATCCTGGGCCGCGTGGTGGCCTTTGGCTGCATTTCGTTTGGTATCATCTTGAATGGCATGCCCATCTCCTTCCTCTTTAACAAGTTCTCTGATTACTATGCCAAGCTGAAGTCCCAGGAGTGCAACACTACCACAGTGCAGCGACACTTTCAGCTGAGGAAGCGACTGCGGCACAGAATGGACCTGTGCTTCCATCCGCCAGATGAAGACATCCATACTGCCAGCTTCTGCACTGACTGA